Proteins co-encoded in one Syntrophales bacterium genomic window:
- a CDS encoding SNF2-related protein, translating to MQITDYHAKYYAHELTKRCSSDSLEKLAASLADAQVDLNPHQIEAALFAFRSPLSRGAILADEVGLGKTIEAGIILSQIWAERKRKILIIVPSSLRKQWTQELLEKFFLPSLILETKSYNQHLKQGSRNPFQQNEIVITSFQFARNKANRIREVAWDLVVIDEAHRLRNVYKPANKIARAIKDVIEGVPKLLLTATPLQNSLLELYGLVSFIDDHTFGDIRSYKSQFARLTSDINFDDLKARLAPICKRTLRRQVLEYIKYTNRIPITQDFVPTPDEQVLYDLVSEYLRRENLQALPASQRTLMTLVLRKLLASSTFAIAGALDSLVRRLNAKLEDSSNPSSPAHNFSSLAHNSSSPPHNLSSPPHKLSSPSALVGDPSFNTSPTHAFPTDPSEMPALLEEKLAEDFEILEEIKDEWEENEVEEELSAADIQAMKHEIADLEAFRDLATSITQNAKGQALLLALKAGFAKAAELGAEQKAIIFTESRRTQDYLVRILSATEYDGQIVLFNGSNNDPLSREIYRTWHDEHEGTDKISGSRTADMRSALVDRFKGPAQIMVATEAAAEGINLQFCSLVVNYDLPWNPQRIEQRIGRCHRYGQAHDVVVVNFLNRNNAADQRVFELLSEKFALFDGVFGASDEVLGTIESGVDFEKRIVRIYQECRTTEEIQNSFDELQRELETEIDENMKLTRKNLLENFDEEVHEKLRVNLKESTTYLSKYENWLWELTGHFLRPHADFVPGETAFRLKENPFGGHAIPLGLYRMGRHVEDAHVYRIGHPLAQNILNAAIGRQLTETDIRFDYSGQSVKISILEPLVGASGYLSLVGMSVEALEAEDYLIFCAVTEDGAVLDEEQARRLFSLPGECREPTNVQAGRDQLQQVFESRRDRIVEAIGARNGHFFDREMEKLEKWADDLKSGLEFELKELDREIKFQKTESKKILRLDEKLTAQKAIKELEKQRNTLRRNLFEAQDEIESRKEGLIADVEARLRQRIKTQELFAIRWQVM from the coding sequence TTGCAAATAACCGACTATCACGCAAAATATTATGCCCATGAGTTGACAAAGCGCTGTTCTTCGGACAGCCTGGAAAAACTGGCGGCATCATTGGCGGATGCTCAGGTCGATCTAAACCCGCATCAAATTGAAGCGGCCCTGTTTGCTTTCCGGTCGCCGCTTTCCCGCGGCGCCATTCTGGCAGATGAGGTTGGTCTCGGCAAAACTATCGAAGCGGGGATCATACTTTCCCAGATATGGGCCGAACGGAAACGGAAGATTCTCATCATCGTTCCGTCCAGTCTGAGAAAGCAATGGACTCAGGAGTTGCTGGAGAAATTCTTCCTCCCCTCCCTGATTCTGGAAACCAAATCCTATAATCAGCATCTCAAACAGGGAAGCCGGAACCCCTTTCAGCAGAACGAAATTGTCATCACGTCTTTCCAGTTTGCCCGCAATAAGGCGAACCGGATCAGGGAAGTCGCCTGGGATCTTGTCGTTATCGACGAGGCCCACCGGCTGCGGAACGTTTACAAACCTGCCAACAAGATTGCCCGTGCGATCAAGGATGTAATAGAAGGCGTACCCAAGTTGCTGCTGACGGCCACGCCGTTGCAGAATTCACTGCTGGAGCTCTACGGCCTGGTCAGTTTTATCGACGATCACACCTTCGGCGATATCCGGAGCTACAAAAGCCAGTTTGCCCGCTTGACCAGCGATATCAATTTCGACGATCTGAAGGCCCGCCTGGCGCCCATCTGCAAACGGACCTTGCGGCGGCAGGTGCTCGAATACATCAAGTACACCAACCGCATTCCCATAACGCAGGACTTCGTTCCGACACCCGATGAGCAGGTGCTCTATGACCTGGTATCCGAATATCTCCGCCGGGAGAACCTGCAGGCTCTGCCCGCAAGCCAGCGAACCCTGATGACTCTCGTTCTCCGGAAGCTCCTGGCCTCTTCAACCTTTGCCATTGCCGGAGCCTTGGATTCATTAGTCCGTCGATTGAACGCAAAATTGGAGGACTCTTCTAACCCATCATCCCCGGCCCATAACTTTTCATCCCTGGCCCATAACTCGTCATCCCCGCCCCACAACCTGTCATCCCCGCCCCATAAGCTGTCATCCCCGAGTGCTTTAGTCGGGGATCCATCTTTTAATACATCACCAACCCATGCATTCCCGACTGACCCCTCGGAAATGCCAGCATTGCTTGAAGAAAAGCTGGCCGAAGACTTCGAAATCCTGGAAGAAATCAAGGATGAATGGGAAGAGAACGAAGTCGAGGAGGAACTTTCCGCCGCAGACATCCAGGCCATGAAGCACGAAATCGCCGATCTGGAAGCCTTCCGGGACCTGGCGACCTCCATCACCCAGAACGCCAAAGGGCAGGCACTCCTACTGGCGCTCAAGGCGGGTTTTGCCAAAGCCGCAGAGCTTGGCGCCGAACAAAAGGCTATTATCTTTACGGAATCCAGAAGAACGCAGGACTATCTCGTCCGCATCCTTTCCGCAACTGAATATGACGGGCAAATTGTCCTTTTCAACGGTTCCAACAATGATCCTTTGTCGCGGGAAATCTACCGGACATGGCACGATGAGCATGAAGGGACCGATAAAATATCCGGTTCCCGGACGGCCGATATGCGGTCCGCCCTGGTGGATCGCTTCAAAGGGCCAGCCCAGATCATGGTTGCCACGGAAGCGGCGGCTGAAGGGATCAACCTGCAATTCTGCTCTCTCGTCGTCAATTACGACCTCCCCTGGAATCCCCAGCGGATTGAGCAGCGGATCGGGCGTTGCCACCGTTACGGGCAGGCCCATGATGTGGTGGTGGTCAACTTTCTGAACCGGAACAATGCTGCCGATCAGCGTGTCTTTGAACTGCTTTCCGAGAAATTTGCCCTCTTTGACGGTGTCTTCGGGGCCAGCGACGAAGTGTTGGGAACCATCGAGTCGGGGGTGGATTTCGAAAAAAGGATTGTCAGAATTTATCAGGAGTGTCGCACGACGGAAGAAATCCAGAACTCGTTCGACGAACTTCAGCGGGAACTGGAGACGGAAATAGACGAGAACATGAAGCTCACCAGGAAAAACCTCCTGGAAAATTTCGACGAAGAGGTTCATGAAAAGCTGCGGGTCAACCTGAAGGAAAGTACGACGTACCTGAGTAAATATGAAAATTGGCTTTGGGAACTGACCGGCCACTTTCTCCGGCCCCATGCCGATTTTGTTCCGGGAGAAACGGCATTTCGGCTGAAGGAAAACCCCTTTGGCGGCCATGCCATCCCCCTTGGCCTCTATCGAATGGGCAGGCACGTGGAAGATGCCCACGTCTATCGCATCGGACACCCCCTCGCGCAGAACATCCTGAACGCCGCGATCGGCAGGCAACTGACGGAAACAGACATTCGCTTCGATTATTCCGGACAATCGGTGAAGATATCCATTTTGGAGCCTCTCGTGGGGGCATCCGGGTATCTGTCCCTGGTCGGCATGTCCGTTGAGGCCTTGGAAGCAGAAGATTACCTGATCTTCTGCGCCGTCACGGAAGATGGTGCTGTGTTGGACGAGGAGCAGGCCCGGCGGTTGTTTTCGTTACCCGGAGAATGCCGGGAACCGACAAACGTTCAGGCAGGCCGCGATCAGCTCCAGCAGGTCTTTGAATCCCGCCGGGACCGGATCGTGGAGGCCATCGGCGCCAGAAACGGCCATTTTTTCGACCGGGAGATGGAAAAGCTGGAAAAATGGGCGGATGATCTGAAAAGCGGCCTGGAATTCGAGTTAAAGGAACTGGATCGGGAGATCAAGTTTCAGAAGACGGAATCCAAGAAAATCCTCCGATTGGACGAGAAACTGACGGCTCAGAAAGCCATCAAGGAACTGGAAAAGCAGCGCAACACCCTGCGCCGGAACCTCTTCGAAGCCCAGGACGAAATCGAAAGCCGCAAGGAAGGGCTGATTGCAGACGTGGAAGCAAGGTTGCGGCAGCGGATAAAAACGCAGGAGCTATTTGCAATCCGCTGGCAGGTGATGTAG
- the glpK gene encoding glycerol kinase GlpK has translation MKTFILALDQGTTSSRAIIFDRNGLPVAVAQKEFTQLYPKPGWVEHNPEEIWSTQAGVATEAIAKAGVGSDSIAAIGITNQRETTVVWNKKTGKPVFNAIVWQDRRTADFCDKLITAGYSSIILQKTGLVIDAYFSATKIRWILDNVKNARKQAEKGELAFGTIDSWLLWNLTQGRLHVTDVTNASRTMLFNIHSLQWDEELLDLFGIPASLLPEVRSSSEMYGESTGLFSSSVPIAGIAGDQQASLFGQMCTEPGMVKNTYGTGCFIMMNIGDKPVESKNRLLTTVAWKIGNKTQYALEGSIFIAGAVVQWLRDELGIIGKAADVEKLAGAVPDSGGVYFVPAFAGLGAPYWNQHARGAIFGMTRGTSAAHIARAALESIAYQTIEVIRAMQKDSGIAFRELRVDGGATANNLLMQFQADLLRAKVARPRITETTALGAAYLAGLAVGYWSTMSDIKKQRQIDRIFSPRMKEAEAQSLIRGWRRAVSAAQVWVSNPEV, from the coding sequence ATGAAAACTTTCATTCTTGCCCTCGATCAGGGGACGACGAGTTCACGGGCGATCATCTTCGATAGAAACGGCCTGCCGGTTGCCGTCGCGCAAAAGGAATTCACGCAGCTCTACCCGAAGCCCGGCTGGGTTGAGCACAACCCTGAGGAGATATGGTCAACCCAGGCCGGCGTTGCGACGGAAGCTATTGCCAAGGCCGGTGTGGGAAGTGACAGTATCGCGGCGATCGGAATCACCAATCAGCGCGAAACCACGGTAGTCTGGAACAAAAAAACGGGGAAGCCCGTTTTTAACGCCATTGTCTGGCAGGACAGACGCACCGCCGATTTCTGCGACAAGTTAATAACCGCTGGTTACAGCAGCATAATCCTTCAAAAAACGGGTCTTGTCATTGACGCCTATTTCTCCGCCACCAAGATACGCTGGATACTCGACAATGTAAAAAACGCCCGCAAGCAGGCCGAAAAAGGGGAACTTGCCTTCGGGACAATCGATTCCTGGCTGCTCTGGAACCTTACCCAGGGCAGACTGCATGTGACCGATGTGACCAACGCGTCGCGAACCATGCTGTTCAACATCCACTCCCTTCAGTGGGACGAGGAGCTGCTCGATCTCTTCGGAATCCCCGCGTCGCTCCTGCCGGAGGTGCGTTCTTCCAGCGAGATGTACGGAGAATCCACGGGGCTCTTTTCATCCTCCGTTCCCATTGCGGGAATTGCCGGCGACCAGCAGGCCTCGCTCTTCGGGCAGATGTGCACCGAGCCGGGAATGGTGAAAAACACCTACGGCACCGGTTGCTTCATCATGATGAATATCGGCGACAAGCCTGTGGAATCGAAAAACAGGCTCTTGACCACGGTAGCATGGAAAATAGGGAACAAGACGCAGTACGCCCTAGAGGGGAGCATATTTATTGCCGGCGCAGTTGTCCAATGGTTGCGCGACGAACTGGGAATAATAGGCAAGGCGGCGGATGTCGAAAAGCTGGCAGGTGCGGTGCCGGACAGCGGCGGCGTCTATTTTGTCCCCGCCTTTGCCGGGCTGGGCGCGCCTTATTGGAATCAGCATGCCCGGGGAGCCATATTCGGCATGACCAGGGGCACATCGGCTGCGCACATCGCCCGGGCGGCGCTGGAGAGCATCGCCTACCAGACCATCGAGGTTATCCGGGCGATGCAGAAGGACTCCGGCATTGCGTTTAGAGAATTGCGTGTTGACGGGGGGGCAACGGCCAATAATTTGCTGATGCAGTTTCAGGCCGATCTGCTCAGGGCAAAGGTGGCGCGCCCCAGGATAACCGAGACTACCGCCCTGGGCGCTGCTTATCTGGCGGGGCTTGCCGTCGGCTACTGGAGTACGATGTCTGACATCAAAAAGCAGCGGCAGATAGACAGAATATTTTCTCCCCGCATGAAAGAGGCGGAGGCCCAATCGCTTATCAGAGGCTGGCGGCGCGCGGTGAGCGCCGCCCAGGTCTGGGTGTCCAACCCGGAAGTTTGA